A stretch of the bacterium genome encodes the following:
- a CDS encoding TonB-dependent receptor yields MSRGLTTIAVVMLLLAAAIGPAAGQTSGGQTTTGQTSAVTDPLSPCTIKGRIFDAESGETMPYTNVFIAGTNSGTMAFTDGFYILRGLRAGTYTVKASYISYGVGSQTVTLAPGEIVNLDFRLEVQAILAETLEIAADRALIEVDRTGSSHFLSAQQLAAMPLDQMVDMIALQPGVTMQDNEIHIRGGRADDTMFVVDGMSVNDPLGGGGYGYQMDPAIINEIEVLTGGFNAEHGQAVSGVVNVTTKEGNDFLEARASFKRDYLLRTVPKNDYTDWRDLTDFTEPQNIDIWKASLSGPDPFSAGLRRLGLNLPGTQYLLASGSLETKDGHLPIFSRQNRLESPLYNDRFWSPRADNNWNGMIKWTWNLDPARKINLNVSRNVGISQGFDLAGEGYPFNFLRNLDKYAVFTNENILTQAYYRQVLGDKSWFELTLGRNFNRQHTNVNGNDDYTTYEPRGNVGNLTGQVTGSEDRWHDHYSESYTLKGAYSFMGGGHNEFKTGVDFSSTEIQLIDLASGLASPPPGKLGIREDIFVAHTLTGAAYFQDKVEYRGLILNAGLRSDFWAPGREVEDVMTHPDDYLFVTPEMADEFYAGTTRALGRNWKVRLSPRLGLSFKVTERDKFFFNYGHFNQWPRFLYVYPQLTATSATKVQLLGNPNLNPKITVEYETGIQHEFGGLWSAGVTFFNRDIFDYAKSVALNSVFVFAEDTPDPNDTGTTTINPVRYFNGDSARSLGVELSVVKRTTRWVSGSANLELQRSTGTNSSADEAYLQAAFGQDYDGSANLGSLTRSPLLWDKPWAFSLNADLSISEKDRPSILGWTVPPNWSLNLLLQAEAGQRYTPMIYLGPSNYLRGSEYSEVGPMKSSVNLRFNKFWKFGQRERLTFSLEVRNLLNHKNYRRINPWTGDGYKLGDFNPGWTEPQGEEGFTTDSEPYATSVVDPSYLEDPLTVLWGVSYAW; encoded by the coding sequence GTGAGCAGGGGCCTGACCACCATCGCTGTCGTGATGCTGTTGCTTGCTGCGGCCATCGGCCCGGCCGCTGGCCAGACGTCCGGAGGCCAGACGACAACCGGCCAGACGTCAGCAGTGACGGATCCCCTGTCCCCCTGCACCATCAAGGGGCGCATCTTCGACGCCGAGAGCGGCGAGACGATGCCCTACACGAACGTCTTCATTGCCGGCACCAACTCCGGCACCATGGCGTTCACCGACGGGTTCTACATCCTGCGCGGGCTGCGGGCCGGTACCTACACAGTGAAGGCCTCGTACATTTCCTACGGCGTGGGTTCGCAGACCGTGACGCTGGCGCCCGGCGAGATCGTCAACCTGGACTTCCGCCTGGAAGTGCAGGCCATTCTGGCCGAGACGCTGGAGATCGCCGCCGACCGCGCGCTGATCGAGGTCGACCGCACCGGCAGCAGCCACTTCCTGAGCGCCCAGCAGCTGGCGGCCATGCCCCTGGACCAGATGGTCGACATGATCGCGCTGCAGCCGGGCGTGACCATGCAGGACAACGAGATCCATATCCGCGGTGGTCGCGCCGACGACACCATGTTCGTGGTCGACGGCATGTCGGTGAACGACCCGCTCGGCGGCGGCGGCTACGGTTACCAGATGGACCCGGCGATTATCAACGAGATCGAGGTCCTGACCGGCGGCTTCAATGCCGAGCACGGCCAGGCGGTCAGCGGCGTGGTCAACGTGACCACGAAGGAAGGCAACGACTTCCTCGAGGCGCGGGCCAGCTTCAAGCGCGACTACCTGCTGCGGACGGTGCCCAAGAACGACTACACCGACTGGCGCGACCTGACCGATTTTACCGAGCCGCAGAACATCGACATCTGGAAGGCTTCGCTGTCGGGCCCCGATCCGTTCTCGGCCGGCCTGCGGCGCCTGGGCCTGAACCTGCCGGGCACGCAGTACCTGCTGGCCAGTGGCTCGCTCGAGACCAAGGACGGCCACCTGCCCATCTTCAGCCGCCAGAACCGGCTCGAGTCGCCGCTCTACAACGACCGTTTCTGGTCGCCTCGCGCGGACAACAACTGGAACGGAATGATCAAGTGGACGTGGAACCTGGACCCGGCCCGCAAGATCAACCTGAACGTCAGCCGCAACGTGGGCATCAGCCAGGGCTTCGACCTGGCGGGCGAGGGGTATCCGTTCAACTTCCTGCGCAACCTGGACAAGTACGCTGTCTTCACCAACGAGAATATCCTGACGCAGGCCTACTACCGTCAGGTGCTGGGTGACAAGTCGTGGTTCGAACTGACGCTGGGGCGCAACTTCAACCGCCAGCACACCAACGTCAACGGCAACGACGACTACACGACCTATGAGCCGCGCGGCAACGTGGGTAACCTGACCGGGCAGGTCACCGGCAGCGAGGACCGCTGGCACGACCACTACTCCGAGTCCTACACGCTCAAGGGCGCCTATTCGTTCATGGGCGGCGGCCACAACGAGTTCAAGACCGGCGTGGATTTTTCGTCGACCGAGATCCAGCTGATCGACCTGGCCAGCGGCCTGGCCTCGCCGCCGCCGGGCAAGCTGGGCATCCGCGAGGATATCTTCGTCGCGCACACGCTCACCGGCGCGGCGTACTTCCAGGACAAGGTCGAATACCGCGGGCTGATCCTCAACGCGGGGCTCCGTTCCGACTTCTGGGCGCCGGGGCGCGAGGTCGAGGACGTCATGACGCACCCCGACGACTACCTTTTCGTCACGCCGGAGATGGCCGACGAGTTCTACGCCGGTACGACGCGCGCACTGGGCCGCAACTGGAAGGTGCGGCTGTCGCCGCGCCTGGGCCTGAGCTTCAAGGTGACCGAGCGCGACAAGTTCTTCTTCAACTACGGCCATTTCAACCAGTGGCCGCGGTTCCTCTACGTGTACCCGCAGCTCACGGCCACCTCGGCCACCAAGGTGCAGCTGCTCGGCAACCCGAACCTTAACCCGAAGATCACGGTCGAATACGAGACCGGGATCCAGCACGAGTTCGGCGGGCTGTGGAGTGCGGGCGTCACGTTCTTTAATCGCGACATCTTCGACTACGCCAAGAGCGTGGCGCTGAACTCGGTGTTCGTGTTCGCCGAAGACACGCCCGATCCCAACGATACGGGCACCACGACGATCAACCCCGTGCGCTATTTCAACGGCGATTCGGCGCGCAGCCTCGGTGTGGAGTTGTCGGTGGTCAAGCGCACGACGCGCTGGGTGAGCGGTTCGGCCAACCTGGAACTGCAGCGTTCGACCGGCACGAACAGTTCGGCCGACGAAGCCTACCTGCAGGCGGCTTTCGGGCAGGACTACGACGGTTCGGCCAACCTCGGCAGCCTCACGCGTTCGCCGCTGCTGTGGGACAAGCCGTGGGCTTTCAGCCTCAATGCCGACCTCTCCATTTCCGAGAAGGATCGTCCGTCCATCCTCGGCTGGACTGTGCCGCCCAACTGGAGCCTCAACCTGCTGCTGCAGGCCGAGGCCGGCCAGCGCTATACGCCGATGATCTACCTGGGGCCCAGCAACTACCTGCGCGGTTCGGAGTACAGCGAGGTCGGGCCCATGAAGTCTTCGGTGAACCTGCGGTTCAACAAGTTCTGGAAGTTCGGCCAGCGCGAGCGCCTGACGTTCTCGCTCGAGGTCCGCAACCTGTTGAACCACAAGAACTACCGACGCATCAATCCGTGGACGGGCGACGGCTACAAGCTCGGTGACTTCAACCCGGGCTGGACCGAACCGCAGGGCGAGGAAGGCTTCACCACCGACAGCGAGCCGTACGCCACCAGCGTTGTCGACCCCAGCTACCTCGAGGACCCGCTTACGGTCCTGTGGGGGGTGAGCTACGCATGGTAG
- a CDS encoding deoxynucleoside kinase — protein sequence MDLRSLKRQFPKKEQPATPFYLSIAGNIGVGKSMITTMLGEVFGWRMFFEPVINNPYLDDYYRDMQRWSFHLQVYFLSKRFEVQRQILMQPGSAVQDRTIYEDVEIFAPTLHRRGCMDDRDYENYREIFRNMTAFLQPPDLILYLKCRPETALDRIRQRARSCESEIPLDFLCDLDAAYLDWIERAPALCPVRTLDTEAINLRDDTAAQAELLGIIREFHHEKHERAVI from the coding sequence GTGGATCTAAGGTCCCTCAAGCGCCAGTTCCCCAAGAAGGAACAGCCGGCCACGCCGTTCTACCTGTCGATCGCCGGCAACATCGGCGTCGGCAAGAGCATGATCACGACCATGCTCGGCGAAGTCTTCGGCTGGCGCATGTTCTTCGAGCCGGTGATCAACAACCCGTACCTGGACGACTACTACCGCGACATGCAGCGGTGGAGCTTCCACCTGCAGGTCTACTTCCTGAGCAAGCGGTTCGAGGTGCAGCGGCAGATCCTGATGCAGCCCGGCTCGGCCGTGCAGGACCGCACGATCTACGAGGACGTCGAGATCTTCGCGCCCACCCTGCACCGGCGCGGCTGCATGGATGACCGCGACTACGAGAACTACCGCGAGATCTTCCGCAACATGACCGCATTCCTGCAGCCGCCCGACCTGATCCTGTACCTGAAGTGCCGTCCCGAGACGGCGCTCGATCGCATCCGCCAGAGGGCCCGCAGCTGCGAGTCGGAGATCCCGCTCGATTTCCTGTGTGACCTGGATGCGGCCTACCTCGACTGGATCGAGCGTGCGCCTGCCCTGTGTCCCGTGCGCACATTGGACACCGAGGCCATCAACCTGCGCGACGACACCGCGGCCCAGGCCGAACTGCTGGGCATCATCCGCGAATTCCACCACGAGAAGCACGAGCGGGCGGTCATTTGA
- a CDS encoding PorV/PorQ family protein, whose protein sequence is MVGTRARRLAVAVSAGVLLCAAAPAARAGDLLRLFGEENAGTSSAQFLRIPVGARAVGLGQAYSALSTDGAAIFWNPAGLMRTPGRSNYFASHVAWTADIDLDFAAYHRRGQNFAYGLMFGALRSGDILRTDELHQEGTGQYFNANQFFVGASLARAMTDRFSIGMTAKYFQENLDEYQTKAILADLGILYYVGVGDLRVGFTVRNFGTDIRPGGTPPATPDGYVAAADFQSFPAPTVGAFGAARTWNFSSKVALLTTADFNHPSDYSESFRLGAELALRNQLFLRGGFETNRPEGGLAAGFGLMVERHQLRIRVDYAYSDMGSFGVIHHFSIDLSPLWRRPPAAIDQGRLP, encoded by the coding sequence ATGGTAGGAACGCGTGCCCGTCGCCTGGCTGTGGCCGTCTCGGCCGGTGTCCTATTGTGCGCGGCAGCGCCCGCTGCCCGCGCCGGTGACCTCCTGCGCCTGTTCGGCGAGGAGAACGCCGGTACGTCCAGCGCCCAGTTCCTGCGCATTCCCGTGGGCGCCCGCGCCGTGGGACTTGGGCAGGCGTACTCTGCGCTGTCGACCGACGGCGCCGCGATCTTCTGGAACCCGGCCGGGCTCATGCGCACGCCGGGTCGCAGCAACTACTTCGCCAGTCATGTGGCATGGACTGCCGACATCGACCTGGACTTCGCCGCGTACCACCGCCGCGGGCAGAATTTCGCCTACGGACTGATGTTCGGCGCCCTGCGTTCGGGCGATATCCTGCGCACCGACGAACTGCACCAGGAAGGCACCGGCCAGTACTTCAATGCCAACCAGTTCTTCGTCGGCGCCAGCCTGGCGCGCGCCATGACCGACCGGTTCTCGATCGGCATGACCGCCAAGTACTTCCAGGAGAATCTGGACGAGTACCAGACGAAGGCGATCCTGGCCGACCTCGGCATCCTCTACTACGTCGGCGTGGGTGACCTGCGCGTCGGATTTACCGTGCGCAATTTCGGCACCGACATCCGCCCGGGCGGCACGCCGCCGGCGACGCCGGACGGCTACGTGGCAGCCGCCGACTTCCAGAGCTTTCCGGCCCCGACGGTCGGCGCCTTCGGTGCGGCCAGGACCTGGAATTTCTCGTCGAAGGTGGCCCTGCTGACTACGGCCGACTTCAACCATCCTTCCGACTACTCCGAGAGCTTCCGCCTGGGCGCGGAGCTGGCGCTGCGGAACCAGTTGTTCCTGCGCGGCGGCTTCGAGACCAACCGGCCCGAGGGCGGGCTGGCCGCGGGCTTCGGCCTGATGGTCGAGCGCCACCAGTTGAGGATCCGCGTCGACTACGCGTACAGCGACATGGGCAGCTTCGGCGTCATCCACCACTTCTCGATCGACCTTTCCCCGCTGTGGCGGCGGCCGCCGGCCGCGATCGACCAGGGGAGGCTGCCCTGA